Proteins encoded within one genomic window of Bacteroides sedimenti:
- the gcvP gene encoding aminomethyl-transferring glycine dehydrogenase, with product MKTDLLSDRHIGIEEKDMEKMLSTIGVKSLNELINQTIPSNIRLKKPLNLPAPMTERAFAEHVNALGAKNKLFTSYIGMGWYDTITPAVIQRNVLENPVWYTSYTPYQSEVSQGRLEALMNFQTVVTDLTAMPLANCSLLDEATAAAEAAFMMFGLRTRDQQKSGANILFVDEKIFPQTLAVINTRALHQGIMVQTGNYKEVEFTPDMFGCIVQYPNADGNVEDYRGFTEKAHAAGCKVAVAADILSLALLVPPGEWGADIVFGSTQRLGIPMYYGGPSAAYFATRDEYKRSMPGRIIGWSKDKYGKLCYRMALQTREQHIKREKATSNICTSQALLATMSGFYAVYHGAEGLKNIANRIHLTATYVNKVLKKLGYKQHNTQFFDTLRFSLFDQISASQIRTIAESKKVNFRYFENGDVGISIDETTDIRDINVLVSIFSIAAEKELPEISSIPETGSLKEIFKRKSSFLTHPVFNQYHTETEMMRYIKRLDRKDISLAHSMISLGSCTMKLNAASELFPLSNQSFAGLHPFAPEDQVEGFAWLIYNLGEYLKTITGFAGVSFQPNSGAAGEYTGLRVIRTYLEVKGKGHRNKILIPASAHGTNPASAVQAGFTPVICDCDEFGNVDMEDLRAKAEANRDELAALMITYPSTHGIFETEIKEICDIIHSCGGQVYMDGANMNAQVGFTNPGTIGADVCHLNLHKTFAIPHGGGGPGAGPICVAKHLVPFLPEHPFKGGTKNTVSSAPYGSAGILPITYGYIRMMGAEGLTKATAVAILNANYMAARLKDTYGIVYSGANGFVGHEMILECRDIFQQTGISENDIAKRLMDFGYHAPTLSFPVHGTLMVEPTESESLAELDNFIDVMHTIYQEIQEVKEGTAYKDDNVLVNSPHPEYEVVGDNWQHAYSREKAAYPIPSVRDNKFWLNVARIDNTLGDRKLLTTRYDSFE from the coding sequence ATGAAAACAGATTTATTATCAGACAGACATATCGGCATCGAAGAGAAAGATATGGAAAAGATGCTGTCAACCATTGGTGTAAAAAGTCTGAATGAGCTGATAAACCAGACCATTCCTTCTAATATCCGCCTGAAGAAACCACTGAATCTTCCGGCGCCAATGACTGAACGTGCTTTTGCCGAACATGTTAATGCACTGGGAGCCAAGAATAAGCTCTTCACTTCATATATTGGCATGGGCTGGTACGACACCATTACTCCTGCCGTTATTCAGCGCAATGTACTCGAAAATCCGGTATGGTACACTTCTTATACGCCCTATCAGTCGGAAGTTTCGCAGGGACGTCTGGAAGCTTTGATGAACTTCCAAACCGTGGTTACCGACCTGACTGCCATGCCACTAGCTAACTGTTCTTTGTTAGATGAAGCTACCGCAGCCGCAGAAGCAGCCTTTATGATGTTTGGACTTCGCACTCGCGACCAGCAAAAGTCGGGTGCCAATATCCTTTTCGTTGATGAAAAGATATTTCCTCAGACCTTGGCGGTAATCAATACGCGCGCACTTCATCAAGGAATCATGGTGCAAACCGGAAATTACAAAGAGGTTGAATTTACCCCCGATATGTTTGGCTGCATAGTTCAATACCCCAATGCAGATGGAAATGTGGAAGATTATCGTGGATTTACTGAAAAAGCTCATGCAGCAGGATGCAAAGTTGCAGTTGCAGCCGATATCCTCAGTCTTGCCTTGCTGGTTCCTCCAGGAGAATGGGGTGCAGATATCGTATTCGGTTCCACTCAGCGACTGGGTATCCCTATGTACTATGGAGGTCCTTCCGCTGCATACTTCGCTACCCGCGACGAATATAAAAGAAGCATGCCTGGTCGTATTATTGGCTGGTCCAAAGACAAATACGGTAAATTATGCTATCGCATGGCACTGCAAACACGTGAACAGCACATCAAACGCGAAAAGGCTACGTCGAACATATGTACTTCACAAGCATTGCTCGCTACTATGTCCGGATTCTATGCTGTTTACCACGGTGCCGAAGGTTTAAAGAATATAGCAAACCGCATCCATCTGACAGCCACTTATGTAAACAAAGTACTTAAAAAGCTAGGGTACAAACAACATAATACTCAATTTTTTGATACACTTCGTTTTTCACTTTTCGACCAAATATCAGCAAGTCAGATAAGAACAATAGCTGAAAGCAAAAAGGTGAATTTCCGATATTTCGAAAATGGTGATGTAGGAATCAGCATCGATGAAACAACCGATATCCGTGATATCAATGTGTTGGTTTCAATCTTTTCGATTGCAGCAGAGAAAGAACTTCCGGAAATTAGTTCAATCCCTGAAACAGGTTCTCTGAAAGAAATTTTTAAGCGCAAGAGTAGTTTCCTTACTCATCCGGTTTTCAATCAGTATCATACAGAGACCGAAATGATGCGATACATCAAACGTCTCGATCGCAAAGATATTTCTCTTGCTCATTCCATGATCTCATTGGGCTCGTGCACCATGAAACTGAATGCCGCTTCTGAACTTTTCCCATTATCAAACCAGTCGTTTGCAGGTCTCCATCCATTTGCACCGGAAGATCAAGTGGAAGGTTTCGCTTGGTTGATTTATAATCTGGGCGAATACCTAAAAACAATTACCGGCTTTGCAGGTGTAAGCTTCCAACCAAACTCAGGTGCTGCCGGTGAATATACCGGACTTCGTGTCATTCGTACTTATCTGGAAGTAAAAGGCAAGGGACATCGCAACAAAATTCTGATTCCGGCATCGGCACACGGCACAAACCCTGCATCGGCCGTGCAGGCAGGATTTACTCCGGTTATCTGCGACTGCGACGAATTTGGTAATGTAGATATGGAAGATTTGCGGGCAAAAGCGGAAGCCAACCGCGATGAACTGGCAGCGCTGATGATTACCTATCCTTCCACTCACGGTATTTTCGAAACAGAGATAAAAGAAATTTGCGATATCATTCATTCATGTGGTGGTCAGGTCTATATGGATGGCGCCAACATGAACGCACAGGTTGGATTCACCAATCCCGGAACTATTGGAGCTGATGTTTGTCACCTGAATCTTCATAAAACATTTGCCATTCCTCACGGCGGCGGTGGACCAGGTGCCGGCCCAATTTGTGTGGCTAAACATCTTGTTCCATTCCTGCCCGAACATCCGTTCAAAGGCGGCACGAAGAACACAGTCTCTTCTGCTCCGTATGGAAGCGCCGGTATACTGCCAATTACCTACGGTTATATCCGCATGATGGGTGCAGAAGGACTGACCAAAGCAACCGCTGTTGCCATTCTGAATGCAAACTACATGGCAGCACGTCTAAAAGACACTTATGGAATAGTATATAGTGGGGCGAATGGTTTTGTAGGGCATGAAATGATTTTGGAATGCCGTGATATTTTCCAGCAAACAGGAATTTCGGAAAATGATATTGCCAAACGACTGATGGACTTCGGTTACCATGCTCCTACTCTTTCATTCCCAGTTCATGGTACATTAATGGTTGAACCAACCGAAAGTGAAAGCCTGGCTGAACTCGATAACTTTATCGATGTGATGCACACTATCTATCAGGAAATTCAGGAAGTGAAAGAAGGTACGGCCTACAAAGACGATAATGTACTTGTCAACTCACCACACCCTGAATACGAAGTGGTTGGTGATAATTGGCAACATGCCTATTCACGCGAAAAGGCCGCCTATCCTATTCCTTCGGTACGAGATAACAAGTTCTGGTTAAACGTGGCC
- a CDS encoding MBL fold metallo-hydrolase, with protein MRIKRFEFNMFPVNCYILSDETNEAVIIDPGCFYEEEKQALKNFINNNGLIIKHLLNTHLHLDHIFGNPFMLHEFGIKAEANKADEFWLEQAPKQSRMFGFELKEEPVPLGKYICDGDIISFGNTKLEAIHVPGHSPGSLVFYCKEENCMFSGDVLFQGSIGRADLARGNFDDLLENICSRLFVLPNETVVYPGHGAPTTIGTEKTENPFFR; from the coding sequence ATGAGAATCAAAAGATTTGAATTCAATATGTTCCCGGTGAATTGTTACATTCTGAGTGATGAAACAAACGAAGCAGTAATCATTGATCCGGGATGCTTTTATGAAGAGGAGAAACAGGCGCTTAAAAATTTCATTAATAACAACGGATTAATCATCAAGCACCTGCTTAACACCCATCTTCATCTTGACCATATATTCGGCAACCCTTTTATGCTGCACGAATTTGGTATTAAAGCTGAAGCCAACAAAGCGGATGAGTTCTGGCTGGAACAGGCACCAAAGCAATCGCGCATGTTTGGTTTTGAGCTGAAAGAAGAGCCTGTTCCTCTTGGAAAATATATATGCGATGGAGACATAATCTCCTTCGGAAACACAAAACTTGAAGCAATCCATGTGCCAGGGCACTCTCCCGGCAGCCTGGTATTTTATTGTAAAGAAGAGAACTGCATGTTCTCGGGAGATGTTCTGTTTCAGGGAAGCATAGGACGAGCCGACCTGGCAAGAGGAAACTTTGACGATTTGCTGGAAAACATCTGCAGCCGTCTGTTTGTTCTGCCTAATGAAACGGTTGTTTATCCGGGACATGGCGCTCCAACAACAATAGGAACAGAAAAAACCGAAAATCCATTCTTTAGGTAA
- the rsmG gene encoding 16S rRNA (guanine(527)-N(7))-methyltransferase RsmG has protein sequence MDIIQKYFPNLTEEQCRQFAALYDLYVDWNAKINVISRKDIVNLYEHHVLHSLGIAKIINFKPGTTVMDLGTGGGFPGIPLAILFPETKFHMVDSIGKKVKVATEVANAIGLKNVTFRHARAQEEKQQFDFVVSRAVMPLADLIDIIKKNISKKQINALPNGLICLKGGELQHETLPFKNKTVIYNISDYFKEEFFETKKVVYVPLV, from the coding sequence ATGGATATAATTCAAAAATATTTCCCCAACTTAACCGAAGAGCAGTGCAGGCAATTTGCTGCTCTTTATGATTTATATGTCGATTGGAATGCTAAAATTAATGTGATTTCCAGAAAAGATATCGTTAATCTGTACGAACATCATGTACTGCATTCGCTCGGTATAGCAAAAATTATAAATTTCAAGCCGGGTACAACTGTGATGGACCTGGGCACAGGAGGAGGCTTTCCAGGAATTCCACTCGCCATTCTCTTTCCTGAAACAAAATTTCACATGGTAGACAGCATCGGCAAAAAGGTAAAAGTAGCAACAGAAGTGGCAAATGCCATCGGCCTGAAGAATGTTACTTTTCGTCATGCCCGCGCTCAGGAAGAAAAACAACAATTCGATTTTGTGGTAAGTCGTGCTGTGATGCCACTTGCCGACTTAATTGATATTATTAAAAAGAATATCTCAAAAAAACAAATAAACGCATTACCCAACGGGCTCATCTGTCTTAAAGGAGGTGAACTTCAACACGAAACTTTACCATTTAAAAATAAAACGGTTATTTACAACATAAGCGATTACTTCAAGGAAGAATTCTTTGAAACAAAAAAAGTTGTTTATGTTCCACTAGTATAA
- a CDS encoding DUF3298 and DUF4163 domain-containing protein, whose amino-acid sequence MKKNSLGLISLIFLTGIFFISCNEKNKGGIARLKYDGKELNADSIAIKTTSHLFNDTAKPCCELDIHFTYIKDATDKVVKDSINNSLMNICFGSKYKGMDPQKAVAMYKEDYVKGYKQDVEQFYLADQKKKPDDEFTYAWYNYTKSIRTDVMFCDEGVLVFEINTNEYTGGAHGYKATLFQNFNMETGKRIQLKDLFSEVNKEALTRLLLAQLEKDNKVTSEAELEDIGYFITEPLYPTENFYFTDKGICFFYNVYEIAPYSMGTTTIKLPYSAVKPLMNEENPVSKLY is encoded by the coding sequence ATGAAAAAGAACTCATTGGGGCTCATATCTTTGATTTTCCTGACAGGAATATTTTTTATCTCCTGCAATGAAAAGAACAAAGGCGGTATTGCCCGACTTAAATATGATGGAAAAGAGCTGAATGCCGACAGCATTGCAATAAAAACAACTTCTCACCTTTTCAATGACACTGCAAAACCTTGCTGTGAACTGGATATACATTTTACATACATCAAAGATGCGACCGATAAGGTTGTAAAAGACAGCATCAACAACTCACTGATGAATATCTGTTTTGGAAGCAAATACAAAGGCATGGACCCTCAAAAGGCAGTTGCAATGTATAAAGAGGATTACGTTAAAGGTTACAAACAAGATGTGGAGCAGTTTTATCTTGCTGATCAGAAGAAAAAACCTGACGACGAATTCACCTATGCATGGTATAACTACACAAAAAGTATCCGGACAGACGTGATGTTCTGCGATGAAGGAGTGCTTGTTTTCGAGATTAACACCAATGAATATACCGGTGGGGCACATGGATATAAAGCCACCCTGTTTCAAAACTTCAATATGGAAACCGGAAAAAGAATCCAGCTGAAAGACCTTTTTAGTGAGGTGAACAAAGAGGCACTAACCCGACTTTTACTGGCTCAATTGGAAAAAGACAATAAAGTGACTAGTGAAGCAGAACTGGAAGATATAGGTTACTTCATTACAGAACCTCTATACCCCACTGAAAACTTCTATTTTACTGATAAAGGAATCTGCTTCTTTTATAATGTATACGAGATTGCCCCATACTCAATGGGTACTACAACCATTAAATTGCCCTATTCGGCTGTAAAACCGCTGATGAATGAGGAAAATCCTGTGAGTAAACTCTATTAA
- a CDS encoding heavy metal translocating P-type ATPase produces MKKIINKTYPVLNMHCAGCATNVEKTVRTLPGVEKGDVNLASNSLSIEFDSLILSPEKLQLEVRNAGYDLIIEEENAVELQEEEQRRRFLKLKSKTIWAWVLAVPMILLSMVFMNMPYVHEVMLVLALPSIFIFGNSFYINAWKQLKLGRSNMDTLVALSTSIAFLFSLFNTFFPEFWTSRGLQPHVYYEAATVIIAFVLLGKLLEERAKGDTSAAIRKLMGLQPKTASLIRNGEEETVLISQLQVGDLIRVHPGEQIPVDGALAEGHSFVDESMISGESIAVEKNAGDQVLAGTINQKGSFVLKASKVGKETVLANIIRMVQEAQGSKAPVQRIVDKVTGIFVPVVLLISILTFIVWIILGGTDSFSHALLSAVSVLVIACPCALGLATPTALMVGIGKGAGIHILIKDALALEQMRKVNTVVLDKTGTLTEGKPAVSKWLWKQDKEITGRDILLAAEMKSEHPLATAIVEELQSQGITPADVTSFQSLTGKGVQAQYEGETYWVGNLKLLNEFRASVDDSLQEMITKYLMEGKSVVYFGQGDTLLAAIAISDKVKSTSAEAVMELRKMGIRVCMLTGDGKITAAAVADELGIGNYKAEVLPADKENFVKELQNDGRIVAMVGDGINDSQALARADVSIAMGKGTDIAMDVAMVTLITSDLMLLPKAFKLSRQTVKLIHQNLFWAFIYNLIGIPIAAGLLYPFSGLLLNPMIASAAMAFSSVSVVLNSLSLNWKRL; encoded by the coding sequence ATGAAAAAAATAATAAATAAAACCTATCCGGTACTAAATATGCATTGTGCCGGATGTGCAACGAATGTAGAGAAAACTGTAAGAACCCTTCCGGGGGTGGAAAAGGGAGATGTGAATCTGGCTTCAAATTCGCTTTCAATAGAATTTGATTCTCTGATTCTCTCTCCCGAAAAACTTCAGCTTGAAGTACGCAATGCCGGGTATGACCTGATTATTGAGGAAGAAAACGCAGTAGAACTACAAGAGGAAGAACAGAGAAGACGATTCCTGAAATTAAAAAGCAAAACAATTTGGGCCTGGGTGTTGGCGGTGCCCATGATTCTGCTCTCCATGGTTTTCATGAATATGCCTTATGTACACGAGGTAATGTTGGTGCTTGCATTGCCTTCAATCTTCATATTTGGAAATTCATTCTATATTAATGCCTGGAAGCAATTAAAGCTAGGCAGAAGTAACATGGATACACTGGTGGCATTGAGTACATCAATTGCGTTTCTATTCAGTCTGTTTAATACATTCTTTCCAGAATTCTGGACTTCTCGCGGCTTGCAGCCACATGTTTACTATGAGGCGGCTACGGTAATTATTGCATTCGTGCTTTTAGGCAAGTTGCTTGAGGAAAGAGCTAAAGGCGATACTTCGGCTGCGATTAGAAAACTGATGGGATTGCAACCTAAAACGGCTTCTTTGATTAGGAACGGGGAAGAAGAGACGGTTCTGATTTCTCAATTGCAGGTTGGCGATTTGATAAGGGTGCATCCGGGCGAGCAGATTCCTGTTGACGGTGCACTCGCAGAGGGGCATTCTTTCGTTGACGAAAGCATGATTAGCGGAGAATCAATTGCCGTTGAGAAGAATGCCGGCGACCAGGTGTTGGCAGGTACTATCAACCAAAAAGGCTCATTTGTGCTAAAGGCTTCCAAAGTTGGGAAGGAAACTGTTCTGGCAAATATCATCCGTATGGTACAAGAAGCACAAGGAAGCAAGGCCCCGGTGCAGAGAATTGTCGATAAGGTCACTGGTATTTTTGTTCCGGTGGTGTTACTGATATCCATTCTTACATTTATCGTCTGGATAATATTGGGAGGAACCGATTCTTTCTCTCATGCATTGCTATCGGCCGTATCAGTGCTTGTTATTGCTTGTCCGTGTGCATTGGGACTTGCCACGCCAACTGCACTGATGGTAGGGATAGGTAAGGGAGCCGGCATCCACATACTTATTAAAGATGCACTGGCATTAGAACAAATGCGGAAAGTGAATACTGTAGTGCTCGATAAAACCGGCACACTTACTGAAGGAAAACCGGCAGTCTCTAAATGGCTATGGAAACAAGATAAGGAGATTACGGGCAGGGATATTCTTCTTGCAGCTGAAATGAAGTCTGAACATCCGTTGGCAACTGCAATTGTAGAAGAACTTCAATCGCAGGGAATTACTCCGGCAGATGTAACCTCTTTTCAAAGTCTCACGGGTAAGGGTGTGCAGGCTCAGTATGAAGGAGAAACCTACTGGGTTGGTAACCTTAAATTGCTGAATGAATTTCGGGCATCGGTGGACGATTCTTTGCAGGAAATGATAACAAAGTACTTGATGGAAGGCAAGAGTGTTGTCTATTTCGGACAGGGAGATACTCTTTTGGCAGCCATTGCAATTAGTGATAAAGTGAAATCTACCTCGGCTGAAGCAGTGATGGAACTTCGTAAAATGGGAATCAGGGTTTGTATGCTTACCGGTGATGGAAAAATAACAGCGGCTGCTGTGGCCGATGAGCTGGGAATAGGCAATTACAAAGCCGAAGTTTTGCCTGCCGATAAAGAAAACTTTGTGAAAGAGCTGCAGAACGATGGTAGGATAGTGGCTATGGTAGGGGATGGAATAAACGATTCGCAAGCACTTGCCCGTGCCGATGTAAGCATAGCGATGGGCAAAGGAACAGATATTGCTATGGATGTGGCGATGGTTACGCTGATTACATCAGATTTGATGTTGCTGCCAAAGGCATTTAAGCTTTCAAGGCAGACAGTGAAGCTGATTCATCAGAATCTATTCTGGGCGTTTATCTATAACCTGATAGGTATTCCTATTGCAGCCGGTCTGCTTTATCCGTTCAGTGGACTTCTTCTCAATCCAATGATTGCAAGTGCAGCCATGGCTTTCAGCTCGGTTTCGGTTGTTCTGAATAGCCTGAGCTTAAACTGGAAGAGGTTATAA